One Bosea sp. 685 DNA segment encodes these proteins:
- a CDS encoding LPS-assembly protein LptD encodes MARFATATALASSLAYMLTAGGIAVAQAPAAAQNPAGAKPQAGAKPQERMVVDARELVYDKDNNTVSAVGDVQILYQGRTIEADKVVYDRASKRVIATGNARITETNGTVITGDHFNLTDDFRDGFIDSLRVVNPDKTRFTAPRAERTDGETFIFDKGIYTACEPCKDNPERPPLWQVRSARIIHKKSEQTIYYEDARLEFLGVPMAYIPYMSGPDSTVKRKSGFLSPKFLNTGALGYGVGLPYFLNLAPDYDLTITPTYLSRQGLLGQVEWRQRLVNGAYKIRASGIFQQEQSKFLATPLGAGDKEFRGSIESNGKFYLNPRWSFGWNVAMSTDRWFYKNYRITNESVSSTTYLQESISTVYLNGQSETAWFDMRGYYFQPLTSTDWQKQQPVVLPVIDYDKRVNKPSFLGGELTFNANVTFLHRDATAYQQIPNQNTYLVSGTTSSGTAYSLYDGCAVYQKSTCLVRGLAGNTARATAEVSWRRNFIDPIGQVWTPYASLRADVFSINPSTSGYANANASTIADTSDEMFGRAMPAIGLMYRYPFVAKTSWGTHIIEPVAQIIARPNETSSLRVANEDSQSLVFDDTNLFEWSSKFSGYDRLEGGTRANVGARYTGRFGTDGYANALFGQSYSIGGRNSFARGDLVNTGLDSGLDTTRSDYVARAQISPFKNFVLTGAARLNESTFEAQRIDAGATYTNSIFTATIGYGRYEPQPDLGIPRRREGLSLNGSVMVAQNWRVRAGVLFDLDKYKYDREVWRASYAAGTATIATYPNTSPFQTASTSFGVNYTDECTIFDVSYTQNYADKQVSGTTKDTRTIMFKLELKTLGQITYSQNLGGSSTGDGVN; translated from the coding sequence ATGGCGCGCTTTGCTACGGCGACCGCCCTCGCCTCGAGCTTGGCCTATATGCTGACGGCCGGCGGCATTGCCGTCGCGCAGGCGCCTGCTGCTGCCCAGAATCCCGCCGGGGCCAAACCGCAAGCCGGGGCCAAGCCGCAGGAGCGGATGGTCGTCGATGCACGCGAGCTGGTCTACGACAAGGACAACAACACCGTTTCCGCCGTCGGCGACGTCCAGATCCTGTATCAGGGGCGGACGATCGAGGCCGACAAGGTTGTCTATGACCGCGCCAGCAAGCGCGTCATCGCGACCGGGAACGCCCGGATCACCGAGACCAACGGCACGGTCATCACCGGCGACCATTTCAACCTGACCGACGATTTCCGCGACGGCTTCATCGATTCGCTGCGCGTGGTGAATCCCGACAAGACGCGTTTTACCGCGCCGCGCGCCGAGCGTACCGACGGCGAGACCTTCATCTTCGACAAGGGCATCTACACAGCCTGCGAGCCCTGTAAGGACAACCCGGAAAGGCCGCCGCTCTGGCAGGTGCGCTCCGCCCGGATCATCCATAAGAAGTCCGAGCAGACGATCTATTACGAGGATGCCCGCCTCGAATTCCTCGGCGTGCCGATGGCCTATATACCTTACATGTCGGGCCCGGATTCGACGGTGAAGCGGAAATCCGGCTTCCTCTCGCCGAAGTTCCTGAATACGGGAGCGCTCGGCTATGGCGTCGGCCTGCCATATTTCCTGAATTTGGCGCCCGATTACGACCTGACCATCACGCCGACCTATCTGTCGCGCCAGGGCCTGCTCGGCCAGGTGGAATGGCGCCAGCGTCTCGTCAACGGCGCTTACAAGATCCGCGCTTCGGGCATTTTCCAGCAGGAACAGTCCAAGTTCCTGGCGACGCCGCTGGGTGCCGGCGACAAGGAGTTCCGCGGGTCGATCGAATCCAACGGCAAGTTCTACCTGAATCCGCGCTGGTCATTCGGCTGGAACGTGGCGATGTCGACTGACCGCTGGTTCTACAAGAACTACCGCATCACCAACGAAAGCGTGAGCTCGACGACCTATCTGCAGGAGTCGATCTCGACGGTCTATCTCAACGGGCAGAGCGAGACGGCCTGGTTCGACATGCGCGGCTATTATTTCCAGCCGCTGACCTCGACCGATTGGCAGAAGCAGCAGCCCGTGGTGCTGCCGGTCATCGACTATGACAAGCGCGTCAACAAGCCGTCCTTCCTCGGCGGCGAATTGACCTTCAACGCCAATGTCACCTTCCTGCACCGCGATGCGACGGCCTACCAGCAAATCCCGAACCAGAACACCTATCTGGTCAGCGGCACGACGAGCTCCGGCACGGCCTATTCGTTGTATGATGGCTGCGCCGTCTACCAGAAGAGCACCTGCCTGGTGCGCGGCCTCGCCGGCAATACCGCGCGCGCCACAGCCGAAGTCTCATGGCGGCGCAACTTCATCGATCCGATCGGCCAGGTCTGGACGCCTTACGCGTCGTTGCGGGCCGATGTGTTCTCGATCAACCCGTCGACCAGCGGCTACGCCAACGCCAATGCCTCGACGATTGCCGACACTTCGGACGAAATGTTCGGCCGGGCGATGCCGGCGATCGGCCTGATGTACCGCTACCCGTTCGTCGCCAAGACGAGCTGGGGGACGCATATCATCGAGCCGGTCGCGCAGATCATCGCGCGCCCGAACGAGACGAGCAGCCTGCGCGTCGCGAACGAAGATTCCCAGAGCCTGGTCTTCGACGACACCAACCTGTTCGAGTGGAGCAGCAAGTTTTCGGGATATGACCGGCTCGAAGGCGGAACGCGCGCCAATGTCGGTGCCCGCTATACCGGGCGCTTTGGCACCGATGGCTACGCCAACGCCTTGTTCGGACAATCCTATAGCATCGGTGGACGCAACTCCTTCGCGCGCGGGGATCTGGTCAATACCGGGCTCGATTCCGGCCTCGACACGACCCGCTCGGACTATGTGGCGCGCGCGCAAATATCGCCCTTCAAGAATTTCGTCCTGACGGGAGCGGCCCGCCTGAACGAGAGCACGTTCGAGGCGCAGCGCATCGACGCGGGGGCGACCTATACCAACAGCATCTTCACCGCGACGATCGGCTATGGCCGCTATGAGCCGCAGCCCGATCTCGGAATTCCGCGCCGGCGCGAAGGCCTGTCGCTCAACGGCTCGGTCATGGTCGCGCAGAACTGGCGCGTGCGGGCCGGCGTGCTGTTCGACCTCGACAAGTACAAATACGACCGCGAAGTCTGGCGCGCCAGCTATGCTGCGGGAACCGCGACCATCGCCACTTACCCGAACACGAGTCCGTTCCAGACGGCCTCGACCTCGTTCGGCGTGAATTACACCGACGAATGCACCATTTTCGACGTCAGCTACACGCAAAACTACGCCGACAAGCAGGTCTCCGGCACGACGAAGGATACCCGCACGATCATGTTCAAGCTCGAACTCAAGACGCTCGGACAGATCACCTATTCCCAGAATCTCGGTGGCTCTTCGACTGGCGACGGCGTCAATTGA
- the lptG gene encoding LPS export ABC transporter permease LptG translates to MLLISTFGRYLTKRFARAILGVFSTFFFLIGTLDFVELMRRAGDSPIATTPLIIQLALYRAPAVAEQIFPFAALFGGMFALLTLSRKLELVVARSVGVSAWQFLQPAALVAVVIGLVSILVYNPVAAELKRKATALELRLFARTGQTASGQDIWMRQRSVDGQAIIRAAGALPDGDGLSDVAIFNFDANGGFVERIDAKRAVLYRGHWELTDARVISAMEEPQNYKTYLLATTLEPEQMRQSFTPPDAVGFWAMPTVIERTQRAGLDTTRYELRYQSLKARPLLLVAMVLVAASVSLRFFRFGGVTRLVIGGVAAGFVLYVATQLSEELGSSGIVNPIVAAWLPAAVGTMLGALALLHQEDG, encoded by the coding sequence ATGCTTCTGATCTCGACCTTTGGCCGCTATCTGACAAAGCGGTTCGCACGCGCCATCCTCGGCGTCTTCAGCACGTTCTTCTTCCTGATCGGAACGCTCGACTTCGTCGAGCTGATGCGGCGCGCGGGCGATTCGCCCATCGCCACGACACCGCTGATCATCCAGCTCGCGCTCTACCGCGCACCGGCGGTCGCCGAACAGATTTTTCCGTTCGCGGCACTGTTTGGCGGCATGTTTGCGCTGCTGACGCTGAGCCGGAAGCTCGAACTCGTCGTCGCGCGCTCCGTCGGCGTCTCGGCCTGGCAATTCCTGCAGCCCGCGGCTCTCGTGGCCGTGGTCATCGGGCTGGTCTCGATCCTGGTCTATAATCCCGTGGCGGCCGAGTTGAAGCGCAAGGCCACCGCGCTCGAACTGCGGCTGTTCGCCCGCACCGGCCAGACGGCCAGCGGCCAGGATATCTGGATGCGGCAACGCAGCGTCGACGGCCAGGCGATCATCCGCGCCGCCGGTGCGCTGCCGGACGGTGACGGCCTCTCCGACGTTGCGATCTTCAACTTCGATGCCAATGGCGGCTTCGTCGAGCGGATCGACGCGAAACGCGCCGTGCTCTACCGAGGACACTGGGAACTCACCGACGCGCGCGTGATATCCGCCATGGAAGAGCCGCAGAACTACAAGACCTACCTGCTCGCGACCACGCTGGAACCGGAGCAGATGCGGCAAAGCTTCACACCGCCTGACGCCGTCGGCTTCTGGGCGATGCCCACTGTGATCGAGAGAACGCAGCGCGCCGGCCTCGATACGACGCGTTATGAACTGCGCTATCAGTCACTTAAGGCGCGGCCGCTGCTGCTCGTCGCCATGGTTTTGGTCGCTGCGTCCGTTTCCTTAAGATTTTTCCGGTTTGGTGGGGTAACTAGACTGGTGATAGGTGGCGTGGCGGCCGGCTTCGTGCTGTATGTTGCGACGCAGCTGTCTGAGGAGCTCGGATCGTCGGGGATCGTCAATCCGATCGTCGCCGCGTGGCTGCCTGCAGCCGTCGGAACGATGCTGGGAGCCTTGGCCCTCCTTCATCAGGAAGATGGGTAA
- the lptF gene encoding LPS export ABC transporter permease LptF, whose translation MFLKRLDRYILKIATVAAIVLLVGLTSVIWVTQALREVDLITGKGQTVLIFFTVTLLSLPALVAGIAPVALFMATLYTLNRLNSDSELIVMNAAGVAPHRLTRPFIVLTIATSLIVCWMTLSVMPAGFRMLRDLITLIRADFVANVVKEGQFVSLDSGVTFHYREKSGDALVGIFMQDRRDPKQPSIYIAERGRTVDVDGNSFLMLEKGTIQRENRQDTTSIISFQRYALNLSALSGDPTGGSGEGDGDKVTYKPRERSTWALLNQDPNESYYKLQEGRFRAELHNRLSAPLYPIAFMLIAFAAIGEARTTRQGRAVALQSAILIVSATRIGAYAAWTASVRSSFAVWLLYILPLAAIIISVSLIVFGQRLRPFLGRLTAPLFAPFNLLAARLRRA comes from the coding sequence TTGTTCCTTAAGCGCCTCGACCGCTACATCCTGAAGATCGCGACGGTCGCGGCCATCGTCCTACTTGTCGGGCTGACGAGCGTGATCTGGGTCACGCAGGCCCTGCGCGAGGTCGATCTGATCACCGGCAAGGGCCAGACGGTCCTGATCTTCTTCACCGTCACGCTGCTTTCGCTGCCGGCGCTGGTCGCAGGCATCGCGCCGGTCGCGCTGTTCATGGCGACGCTCTACACGCTGAACCGGTTGAACAGCGATTCCGAATTGATTGTGATGAACGCGGCCGGCGTCGCGCCCCATCGCCTGACGCGGCCCTTCATCGTCCTGACGATCGCGACATCCCTGATCGTCTGCTGGATGACGCTGTCGGTGATGCCGGCGGGATTTCGCATGCTGCGCGACCTGATCACGCTGATCCGCGCCGATTTCGTCGCGAACGTGGTCAAGGAGGGCCAGTTCGTCTCGCTCGATTCGGGCGTGACCTTCCATTACCGCGAGAAATCGGGCGACGCGCTTGTCGGCATCTTCATGCAGGACAGGCGCGATCCGAAGCAGCCTTCGATCTATATCGCTGAGCGCGGACGCACCGTCGACGTCGACGGCAACAGCTTCCTGATGCTGGAAAAGGGCACGATCCAGCGCGAGAATCGCCAGGACACGACCTCGATCATCTCGTTTCAGCGCTATGCGCTCAACCTGTCGGCCCTGTCGGGCGATCCGACGGGAGGCTCCGGCGAAGGCGATGGCGACAAGGTCACCTACAAACCGCGGGAGCGCTCGACCTGGGCGCTGCTGAACCAGGACCCCAATGAGAGCTATTACAAGCTCCAGGAGGGGCGTTTCCGCGCCGAACTGCACAACAGGCTGTCGGCGCCGCTCTATCCGATCGCCTTCATGCTGATCGCGTTCGCGGCGATCGGCGAGGCCCGCACCACGCGTCAGGGCCGCGCGGTCGCGCTCCAATCCGCCATCCTCATCGTCAGCGCGACGCGCATCGGCGCTTACGCCGCCTGGACAGCGAGCGTCAGATCAAGCTTCGCGGTCTGGTTGCTCTATATCCTGCCGCTGGCCGCCATCATCATTTCGGTCTCGTTGATCGTCTTCGGCCAAAGGCTGCGGCCTTTCCTGGGACGCCTCACGGCGCCCTTGTTCGCGCCGTTCAACCTGCTCGCAGCAAGGCTTCGGCGCGCCTAA
- a CDS encoding leucyl aminopeptidase has protein sequence MSQRLKLEVKALNAISGQDLVILVSDALTPPKAAEEWLGEGAHSLLARAAAAERFKGKALSGLTLLAPDGAGYERLIAIGVGPEAERGKLDFAKLGGAIAGRLGHGRSADVILVLPEGEPTADQAADIALGMRLRAYAFDRYKTKTKDKDEAEPLTVTLRASDPAALKKALKAREAIAGGVELARDLVNEPPNVLYPEEFADRAAKLEKLGVEVEVLDEKQLKKIGMRALLAVGQGSRRESRVVVMRWNGAKSGVQPVAFIGKGVTFDTGGISLKPGASMEDMKGDMAGAACVTGLMHALAARKAKVNAIGVIGLVENMPDGNAQRPGDIVTSLSGQTIEIINTDAEGRLVLADVLWYTQDQFKPKFMINLATLTGAILVALAQEHAGLFSNNDELSERLSTAGKATGEAVWRMPLGPAYDKMIDSKFADMKNSAGRYGGSITAAQFLQRHVNDTPWVHLDIAGTGMSSPNTETNRSWGSGWGVRLLDRLVAEHYEG, from the coding sequence ATGTCGCAGCGCCTGAAGCTCGAGGTCAAAGCCCTGAACGCAATCTCCGGTCAGGATCTCGTGATTCTGGTATCGGATGCGCTGACGCCGCCGAAGGCGGCCGAGGAATGGCTCGGCGAAGGCGCCCACAGCCTGCTCGCGCGCGCTGCCGCGGCCGAGCGCTTCAAAGGCAAGGCGCTGTCGGGGCTGACATTGCTGGCCCCTGACGGCGCCGGCTACGAGCGCCTGATCGCCATCGGTGTCGGCCCGGAAGCAGAGCGCGGCAAGCTCGATTTCGCCAAGCTTGGCGGCGCCATCGCCGGGCGCCTGGGTCATGGCCGCAGCGCTGATGTGATTCTGGTCCTGCCGGAGGGTGAGCCGACGGCCGACCAGGCCGCGGACATCGCGCTTGGGATGCGGCTGCGCGCTTATGCCTTCGATCGCTACAAGACCAAGACAAAGGACAAGGACGAAGCCGAGCCGCTTACGGTGACGCTACGGGCGTCTGACCCTGCTGCGCTCAAGAAAGCCTTGAAGGCGCGCGAGGCGATCGCAGGCGGCGTCGAACTGGCGCGCGACCTCGTCAACGAGCCGCCCAATGTTCTCTACCCCGAAGAGTTCGCCGATCGCGCCGCCAAGCTCGAGAAACTCGGCGTCGAGGTCGAGGTCCTCGACGAGAAGCAGTTGAAGAAGATCGGCATGCGCGCCCTTCTCGCCGTCGGCCAGGGCTCGCGCCGCGAAAGTCGCGTCGTGGTGATGCGCTGGAATGGCGCGAAGTCCGGCGTCCAGCCTGTCGCCTTCATCGGCAAGGGCGTAACCTTCGACACTGGCGGCATCTCACTCAAGCCCGGCGCCAGCATGGAGGACATGAAGGGCGACATGGCGGGCGCGGCCTGCGTCACCGGGCTGATGCATGCGCTCGCCGCCCGCAAAGCCAAGGTCAACGCCATCGGCGTGATCGGCCTCGTCGAGAACATGCCTGACGGCAATGCCCAGCGCCCCGGCGACATCGTCACCTCGCTCTCGGGCCAGACCATCGAGATCATCAACACCGATGCGGAAGGCCGCCTCGTGCTGGCCGATGTGCTCTGGTACACGCAAGACCAGTTCAAGCCGAAATTCATGATCAATCTCGCGACGCTGACCGGCGCGATCCTGGTTGCCCTGGCGCAGGAACACGCCGGCCTGTTCTCCAATAATGACGAGCTGTCGGAGCGGCTGAGCACCGCCGGAAAGGCGACCGGCGAGGCGGTCTGGCGCATGCCGCTGGGCCCGGCCTATGACAAGATGATCGATTCGAAATTCGCCGACATGAAGAACTCGGCCGGGCGCTATGGCGGCTCGATCACCGCCGCTCAGTTCCTGCAGCGCCATGTCAACGACACCCCCTGGGTGCATCTCGACATTGCCGGCACGGGCATGAGTTCGCCCAATACCGAGACCAATCGCTCTTGGGGCTCGGGCTGGGGCGTGCGCCTGCTCGACCGTCTGGTGGCTGAGCATTACGAAGGCTGA
- a CDS encoding DNA polymerase III subunit chi, whose product MPEILFFHLQSRPLEQVLPTILDRAVSRGQKVVVELSSPERLSALDDHLWTYSDESFLPHVTAAEADAAANPIVLTTKAHNPNAAQVRICAEGVRIPDALQDYERVVLIFDGDDPDALAAAREDWKSVRASGASASYWQQDEAGRWEKKA is encoded by the coding sequence ATGCCGGAAATCCTGTTCTTCCATCTGCAATCGCGCCCGCTCGAACAGGTCCTGCCGACGATTCTCGATCGGGCGGTTTCGCGCGGGCAGAAGGTCGTGGTCGAGTTATCCAGCCCGGAGCGTCTCAGCGCGCTCGACGATCATCTCTGGACCTATTCCGACGAGAGCTTCCTGCCTCACGTCACGGCAGCCGAGGCCGATGCGGCGGCGAATCCGATCGTGCTGACGACGAAGGCGCATAACCCCAACGCGGCGCAGGTTCGTATCTGTGCGGAGGGTGTCCGCATTCCCGACGCATTGCAGGACTACGAGCGCGTCGTGTTGATTTTCGATGGTGACGATCCCGACGCGCTGGCAGCGGCGCGCGAGGATTGGAAGTCGGTTCGGGCCTCAGGCGCCAGCGCCAGCTACTGGCAGCAGGACGAGGCCGGCCGCTGGGAGAAAAAAGCGTGA
- a CDS encoding nuclear transport factor 2 family protein: MRRSSILRLAAVAMTGLALLSTMPRTALAQTVSQLSQAEAANKALVLDFWSKVFDAQDWTRAKDYLADDYIQHNPNVASGLAGFNAYFSKIWPNPKSTTAIIATEFVAVVTQGDLVQLVMRRSRAEPGDELKTYDSYWFDLFRVKDGKIVEHWDPALKPVRN; encoded by the coding sequence ATGCGGCGGTCATCGATCCTTCGTCTTGCAGCCGTCGCCATGACGGGCCTTGCCCTGCTTTCGACCATGCCGCGGACCGCTTTGGCGCAGACGGTCTCGCAATTGTCGCAAGCCGAAGCCGCCAATAAGGCGCTCGTCCTCGACTTCTGGTCCAAGGTCTTCGACGCGCAGGACTGGACCAGGGCGAAGGACTATCTCGCCGACGACTACATCCAGCACAATCCCAATGTGGCGAGTGGGTTGGCTGGGTTCAACGCGTACTTCTCGAAGATCTGGCCGAACCCCAAATCCACTACTGCGATCATCGCGACCGAGTTCGTAGCCGTCGTGACGCAGGGCGATCTCGTCCAGCTCGTGATGCGTCGCAGCCGGGCAGAGCCCGGCGATGAGTTGAAGACCTATGACAGCTACTGGTTCGATCTGTTCCGGGTCAAGGACGGCAAGATCGTCGAGCATTGGGATCCGGCGCTGAAGCCCGTCAGGAATTGA
- a CDS encoding ABC-F family ATP-binding cassette domain-containing protein, translating to MLTINDITYRLGERLLLDHASASLPDGSRVGLVGRNGTGKTTLFRIITGDLSPEGGSISLPKGRRIGGVAQEAPGGPETLIEVVLAADTERAALIKESETAKDPHRIAEIETRLADINAHSAPARAATVLHGLGFDEAAQQRPCSDFSGGWRMRVALAAVLFSEPDLLLLDEPTNYLDLEGTLWLYDYLERYPHTVLVVSHDRELLDTCVDHILHLDQGKLTIYRGGYTSFARQRAEKQMQLSKAKEKQDAERKHLQAFVDRFKAKASKARQAQSRVKRLEKMESIATIVDRDVQPFSLPGPERPLSPPMIVLDNASAGYGDRTVLSKLNLTLLPDDRIALLGSNGNGKSTFCKLIGGRLPPLSGTMRKSSKLETAYFAQHQLDELRLEDTPVAHLRDLMPDAPEAKVRSKAAQIGFPASKAETPVKNLSGGEKARLMLGLAAFGGPHLLILDEPTNHLDIDSRTALVNAINDYPGAVILVSHDRFLIESCADRLWLVGDGTVKNFDGDMEDYRSFVLGTAKAAKREKSTAEASSPGNAKAEERKGAAVKRVAQGPLRQKLNLAEAKIAKLTGLIEKVDGVLGNGSAFARDPDKARILSRQRAELAEALAAAEEEWLGLSEELENA from the coding sequence ATGCTCACGATCAACGACATTACCTACAGGCTCGGTGAACGGCTTCTGCTCGATCACGCCAGCGCCTCGCTTCCCGATGGTTCGCGCGTCGGCCTGGTCGGCCGCAACGGCACCGGCAAGACCACGCTCTTCCGCATCATCACCGGCGATCTTTCGCCGGAAGGCGGCAGCATCAGCCTGCCCAAGGGGCGGCGCATCGGCGGCGTCGCGCAGGAGGCGCCCGGCGGTCCGGAAACGCTGATCGAGGTCGTCCTCGCCGCCGACACGGAGCGCGCGGCCCTGATCAAGGAGTCCGAGACCGCCAAAGACCCGCATCGCATTGCCGAGATCGAAACCCGGCTTGCCGATATCAACGCCCATTCCGCGCCGGCCCGCGCCGCGACCGTGCTGCACGGCCTCGGCTTCGACGAGGCGGCGCAGCAGCGCCCCTGCTCGGATTTCTCCGGCGGCTGGCGCATGCGCGTCGCACTCGCCGCCGTGCTGTTCTCGGAGCCCGACCTGCTGCTCCTCGACGAGCCGACAAACTATCTCGATCTCGAAGGCACGCTCTGGCTTTACGATTATCTCGAGCGCTACCCGCACACCGTGCTCGTCGTCAGCCATGACCGCGAATTGCTCGACACCTGCGTCGACCACATCCTGCATCTCGACCAGGGCAAGCTGACGATCTATCGCGGCGGCTACACCTCATTTGCCAGGCAGCGCGCCGAAAAGCAGATGCAGCTTTCGAAGGCCAAGGAGAAGCAGGACGCCGAACGCAAGCATCTCCAGGCCTTCGTCGACCGCTTCAAGGCCAAGGCCTCGAAGGCGCGCCAGGCGCAGTCGCGCGTCAAGCGGCTGGAGAAGATGGAATCGATCGCAACGATCGTCGATCGCGACGTTCAGCCCTTCAGCCTGCCGGGCCCCGAGCGGCCGCTCTCGCCCCCGATGATCGTGCTGGACAACGCCAGCGCCGGTTATGGCGACCGCACCGTGCTGTCGAAGCTCAACCTGACGCTCCTGCCCGACGACCGCATCGCGCTGCTCGGCTCGAACGGCAACGGCAAGTCGACCTTCTGCAAGCTGATCGGCGGCAGGCTGCCACCGCTCTCGGGCACGATGCGGAAATCATCGAAGCTGGAGACGGCCTATTTCGCCCAGCACCAGCTCGACGAATTGCGGCTGGAGGACACGCCGGTCGCGCACTTACGTGATCTGATGCCGGACGCACCCGAAGCCAAGGTGCGCTCCAAGGCTGCGCAAATCGGCTTCCCCGCGAGCAAGGCCGAGACGCCGGTGAAGAACCTGTCCGGCGGCGAGAAGGCCCGGCTGATGCTGGGGCTCGCGGCCTTCGGCGGCCCGCATCTCTTGATCCTCGACGAGCCGACCAACCATCTCGACATCGACAGCCGCACCGCGCTGGTCAACGCGATCAACGACTATCCCGGCGCGGTCATCCTGGTCAGCCATGATCGCTTCCTGATCGAATCCTGCGCCGACCGGCTCTGGCTGGTGGGCGACGGCACGGTCAAGAACTTCGATGGCGACATGGAGGATTACCGCAGCTTCGTCCTCGGCACGGCAAAGGCAGCCAAGCGCGAGAAATCGACGGCTGAAGCAAGCTCGCCAGGCAACGCCAAGGCTGAAGAGCGCAAGGGCGCAGCGGTCAAGCGCGTCGCCCAAGGCCCACTGCGGCAGAAGCTCAACCTCGCCGAGGCGAAGATCGCCAAGCTGACCGGACTGATCGAGAAAGTCGACGGCGTGTTGGGCAACGGCTCGGCGTTCGCCCGCGATCCCGACAAGGCGCGCATCCTGTCGCGGCAGCGAGCGGAGCTCGCCGAAGCGCTGGCCGCTGCCGAAGAAGAATGGTTGGGACTGAGCGAGGAGTTGGAGAACGCCTGA